Within Wyeomyia smithii strain HCP4-BCI-WySm-NY-G18 chromosome 2, ASM2978416v1, whole genome shotgun sequence, the genomic segment AAAGGCCGAAGAAAGCAAAGGCTCCAAAACCAGTTCAGCAGGAggagaaaaaatcaaaaaagcagAAGAATGCCGAATCCGGCGCAGCTGCAAGCAATTCGGCTACCGCCGAGCAGCCACCGAATCAAATTTTGTTCTTGACCAATCTTCCGGAGGAAACAAACGAGATGATGCTGTCCATGTTGTTCAATCAGTTCCCAGGTTTCAAGGAAGTGCGGCTGGTACCAAATCGGCACGACATTGCCTTTGTAGAGTTCGCAACCGAGCTGCAAAGCGGTGCTGCCCGAGAGGCCCTGCAGGGTTTCAAAATAACACCAACGCACGCGATGAAGATTTCCTTTGCCAAGAAATAGGCTGCGGAATTGTATGCGCGGTAGGTTTAAGTCTTTATTTCACAGATTACGAATCAACGTTTTTGGTATGAATGTGAATTTAAATAAACCATGCAAAAAGCATTGCACTCCGCTTTCATGGTTTTGCTACTACTTCTGCGGCTGTGCGATGTCTTGTTTGTTTGAGAACATTCGTTTCGTTTTTATTGGGTTTCGCAGTGATTGACTGCCAGAAATATCACACATATCCCTAATGGACACCGTCTGAACTGTGTGAGACGATAAGTTTTATCATGAAACTGGACATGCAGCTTCATTTGCTagtatttttgcaaaaaattgaaGCCTGATAGCGACCAGGTAAGTAGTTTTAACTGTTATATTATGAAATCTATATTTGTAAAGCGTTATTGTAAACATTAATGCTCTTAATATACAACCGTTAATTCAAACAACcaatcaatttatttattttacatacAAGAGAAAGCACAAAATATGGTTAAATGGAATCTGTGGTAAAGCAAAGGTTTTTCTTTACAATCACTTGGAAGAGGAAGAACCTCCTGCTTGGTTAGATGTTGGTTGTCGTTTGTGATGCTCCACAACTGCCTGCTGTGCTTGACTTAGATTCTTCTGTCCTTCGTATACCAGCTTCCGAATTTCGTCCTCATTTTTCTTGTTAACAGTTTTGCTGACAGCCTGCTTCAGTTTGGCAGACTCTTGAAATTTATGCTTCTTGGATTGGATTGGGGCGTCTGTGAAATAGATTAATGGTCGTTTGACTCTTGA encodes:
- the LOC129722289 gene encoding U1 small nuclear ribonucleoprotein A — protein: MDIRPNHTIYINNLNEKIKKEELKKSLYAIFSQFGQIMDIVALKTLKMRGQAFIVFKEIGSASNAMRTMQGFPFYDKPMRINYAKTDSDLIAKLKGTFKERPKKAKAPKPVQQEEKKSKKQKNAESGAAASNSATAEQPPNQILFLTNLPEETNEMMLSMLFNQFPGFKEVRLVPNRHDIAFVEFATELQSGAAREALQGFKITPTHAMKISFAKK
- the LOC129722290 gene encoding uncharacterized protein LOC129722290, which gives rise to MAQGKMKVKSKAPPSSKKVVSKKGNAFSKRKNAPIQSKKHKFQESAKLKQAVSKTVNKKNEDEIRKLVYEGQKNLSQAQQAVVEHHKRQPTSNQAGGSSSSK